The DNA region ATCGTCCCTGCTGAAAAGTACGATGAAGATACCGTTATGATGGCTGCAATTGAAGCCGGAGCTGAGGATGTTAAGAGGGAGGACGACAAGTTCATAGTCTACACAGAGCCTTCTGAGCTTGAAGACGTCAGGAAGGGAATGCTGAGCGCCGGAATAGAGATTGAAGAGGCAAAGCTTGACCTTATCCCGACCACAACAACGAGGGTTGAAGGAGAGACTGCAGAGAAGGTTCTAAAGCTCCTCACAGCACTTGAAGACCTTGACGACGTTCAGGAGCTCTACTCCAACTTTGACATGCCCGAAGAGGTTATGAATAATGCCTAAATTTTCGGGAGCTCTCCTTTTTTTCCTCCTACTTTTTCCGGCAGGCCTCTGCGGGGCTCAAATAGACAACCTAAACTCCTGTGTGAAGGAAGAGTCAGAGCTGATTCTCTGCAGAACCTTAAAGGGTTCTGAGCCCCCAGACCTGCCGGAGAAGGTAGAACTTGACCTTCCTTGGGATAAACCCTCCTTTCAGTTCTGGAGGTCGTACTACAAAAGCCGTTGGAACAGGCTAAAGCTCATCTCACAAATAGACAACTTTAAGCTCTTCTACCCAACGCTTAGAGAAATCTTTAAGAGGGAAGGACTACCAGAGGACCTCGTCTTCTTAGCGATAGTTGAGAGTAACGGAAACCCTGCAGCCATCTCTAAGGCAGGGGCGGCAGGCCTTTGGCAATTAATGCCAGCAACAGCAAGGCTTTACGGCCTTAAAGTGAACCGCTACATAGACGAAAGGTTTGACATTGAAAAGTCAACAATCGTTGCAGCAAAATATCTCAAGTACCTATACTCGGTATTTGGAAGGTGGGACTTAGCAATAGCCGCCTACAATGCCGGCCCCGGAACTATAAAAAAGAGGTTAAAAAAGCTCGGAGCTGAACATTTTTGGGACTTAACGAAACTCCCAGACGAGACACTAAATTACGTTCCAAAGTTTTACGCCGTTCTCTCATTTATAAAGAGCTCCAACCTATTTAAAGAGGAAGACCCAAAGGAAAGGCTCGTTAAGGTAAAAGTTCTTTCCAGAACTTCCCTCTACCGTATCTCAAAGAAGCTCCAAGTTCCATATAGGATAACAAGACGTTTTAACCTACAGTTTAAGAGAAGAATTGTCCCAGCAGGGTACTACGTTTACATCCCCCTTAGATACGTGAAAAGGAGTGAGCTGGTTAAGTACATCGCATCCTCTAAGGTGTACGTCTACGTTCCAAGGAGGAGCGAGAGGATTACTTCCATTGCTAGACGTTTCGGCGTAGACGTCTCTCTCATAAGGGAGCTCAACCACTTAAGGAGAAACGTAGTCTACAGAGGGCAAACGCTACTCATAGTAAAAAGGGAAGAAAAGGGAAAAGAAGATGGCCGTAGTTAAGGAGACAGACACCGTAATCCTCTACGACCCGGAAAAGGGAAAGAAGTACTTTTTAAACCTTTCCCTTGCAAAGGGGAAGTTTAACACCGACAGGGGAGAATTGGAGCTCTCAGAGCTCGTAGGAAAAAGGTACGGAGAATTTGTAGAGACCCATAAAGGGTTTCGCTACGTTATCCTACCCTGCACGCTCTACGATTTCATAATGTATAAACTCAACAGGCTCACTCAGATAATCTACCCAAAGGACTCTGCCTATATAGCTTTAAGGCTCAACGTAAAGCCCGGCGACACGGTGGTAGAGTGCGGTATCGGCAGTGGTGCAATGACTGCCGTTTTTGCCCATATAGTTGGAGACACGGGAAAAGTGATAAGCTATGAAAAGAGGGAGGAGTTCATAAAGAACGCCCTATCAAACCTCAGGAAACTTAACTTAGAAAATAGGGTAATCGTAAAGCACAAGGACATAGCCGAAGGCTTTGACGAGAAAGACGCGGACGCCGTCTTCTTAGATGTTAGAGAGCCGTGGCTCTACATTGAGCACGCCTACAGAGCTCTAAAAACCGGCAACATGCTCGGCGTTCTTGTCCCAACCGTCAACCAAGTGATAGAGGTCTTAAAAAAGCTTGAAGAAATGCCCTTTATGGACGTTGAGGTCTGCGAGATACTCCTCAGGAAGTATAAACTCGTTCCTGAGCGCTTTCGTCCAGAGGACAGAATGCCTGCCCACACAGCCTACCTGATATTTGCAAGAAAACTACCGGAGGGGATGAAAGAGTAATGGAAACTTTAACCCTTCTTCAAAAGTCAGGGATTGTAGGTTACATACTTCTCCTTCTATCCATTATCTCACTAACAATTATCATAGAAAAGGCAATTACCTTAAGGCTTTCACGCCTCGTTCCGAGGGAGGACCTGAGACTCCTCGTTGACTTCTTAAGCGAAGGAAACGTTGGAAATGCTATAGAGCTCTGTAAGAAGAGGAGAAACCTCCTAACGTCAATAGTCCTTGACGCCCTTAAAAACGTTGGAACACCGACAAAGGAAAACTTCCTCCACGCCTTTGAAGTAACGGCAAGGAGGAAATTCTTAGAGCTTGAAAGGGGAATGGCGCTACTTGCAACAATAGCTGCAGTTTCCCCACTACTCGGACTTGTAGGAACTGTCCTTGGAATGATAAAGATATTCGGCGTCTTAACTACTGGAGCTTCGGTTATAGGCAACCCTCAACAGCTTTCAGGTGGAATCGCCGAAGCTTTGCTCACAACTGTCTTTGGACTTTTCGTGGCTATTCCCGCCGTAGTTATGTACAACCTCTTCCAGAAGAAGCTTGACAAGATAGCAGCCGAAATAGAGGCAGCAGGAATACTCATAGCAAACAACTTTAAGGGACTTTCCTAAAGGGAGGTAGAGATGGAAGAGCTCAAGAGAATGATAGAAGAAGCGTGGGAAAACAGAGAGCTCCTTAAAGAGAAAAAGTATCAGGAAGCAATCAGAGAAACTGTTGACCTTATTGACAAGGGCAAGCTGAGAGTTGCCGAGAGGATAAGCGTCGGCAACTGGAAGGTAAACGATTGGGTAAAGAAGGCGATACTCCTCTTTTTCCCTATCTCCGAGATGAAGGTTATGGAGCTAGGGCCTTTTGAGTACTACGACAAGATACCCTTAAAGAAGAACTGGGAAAAGCTGGGAGTAAGGGTTGTTCCTCCTGCAACGGCAAGGTACGGCTCTTACATAGAGCCGGGAGCTATTTTAATGCCTTCCTACGTCAACATAGGAGCTTACGTCGGCTCTGGAACGATGGTTGACACTTGGGCAACTGTGGGCTCATGTGCCCAGATAGGTAGAAACGTTCACCTTTCCGGAGGGGTAGGTATCGGAGGAGTCCTTGAGCCTCCTAACGCAAGGCCAGTAATAATAGAGGACAACTGCTTTATAGGTTCAAGGTGCATCATCGTTGAGGGTGCAATCATTGAGGAAGAGGCCGTTCTCGGAGCAGGAGTTGTAATAACTGCCTCAACAAAAATCATAGACGTCACAGGGGACGAGCCTGTTGAGTATAGGGGTAGGGTTCCCGCAAGGAGTGTCGTCATTCCGGGAACGAGGGTTAAAAAATTCCCCGCAGGAGAGTACGGAGTTCCCTGTGCCTTAATTATCGGAAAGAGAAAGGAGTCAACCGACAAGAAAACTTCACTCAATGAAGTTCTCAGGGAGTTCAACATACCTGTTTAATGTTTAATAATATTTAAACCTGCATAATAGTTATACATTTAGACACTTAGGTAGTTTACAATACTTGACAATGTGTTATAATACGCACGTGAAAAAACTGTGAAGAATCTTCAGACCGGCTCTGCCCGGTAGGGGAGGGAGGGGGCTCTGTTCCTTAGTTTATAATAATAACCCCAAAATCATACCGGGAGGAGTATCTTGGAAAAGTTCTACGTTACGACGCCAATCTATTACGTTAACGATAAACCCCACTTAGGACACGCCTACACGACAGTAGCAGCAGACATAATTGCAAGGTTCAATAGGTTCTTAGGAAGGGACGTTTTCTTTCTAACTGGAACTGATGAGCACGGCCAAAAGATTCAGCAGGCTGCCGAAAAAAGGGGAATGACCCCCAAGGAGTTCGTTGACAGCCTCGTTCCAGCCTTTAAGAACCTCTGGGAAAAACTCAACATCTCCTACGACCACTTCATAAGGACGACCGACCCCGAACACGTTAAGGCCGTCCAGTACATCTTTAAAAAGTGCTACGAAAATGGAGACATCTACTTAGGTGAGTACGAGGGCTGGTACTGTATCCCCTGTGAAACCTACTACACAGAGAAGGACCTCTTTGAGGGCAAACTCTGCCCCATGTGTAAAAGGGAGGTCACAAGGGTTAAGGAGGAGAGTTACTTCTTTAGGCTCAGCAAGTATCAGGATAAACTCTTAGAGCTCTACGAGAAAAACCCTGATTTCATAGCCCCAGAGTTTAGAAGAAATGAGGTCATAAACTTTGTAAAACAGGGATTAAAAGACCTTTCCATAAGTAGGACAAGTTTTACGTGGGGTATTCCCGTTCCAGTTAACGAAAAGCACGTTATCTACGTCTGGTTTGATGCCCTAACAAACTACCTGACTGCCGTTGGATACCCTGAGGATACAGAAAGACTTAACCACTACTGGCCGGCAGACCTCCACTTAGTCGGTAAGGATATCCTCCGCTTCCACACCGTTTACTGGCCTGCCTTTTTAATGTCTGCAGGTCTTCCAGTTCCAAAGAGGGTATTTGCCCACGGCTGGTGGACCGTTAACGGCGAAAAGATGAGTAAGTCCAAGGGTAACGTTGTTGACCCATTTGAAGTTGTTGAAAAATTTGGCGTTGACCAAGTGAGGTTCTTCCTCTTTAGGGAAGTTACATTCGGACTTGACGGAGACTTCTCTTACGAGAAGCTCGTTGCAAGAATTAACGGAGAGCTGGCAAACGACTTAGGTAACCTCTTTAACAGAACTCTCTCTATGCTCAAAAAGTACAGAAAGAGCATCGTTCCAGAGCCAAAAGGTTTAGAGGACGAGTTTGACGTAAAGCTACAAAACAAGGCCTTGGCCACCCTCGGCAGGTTAAAAGAGCTAATACCAAAGGCTGAGCTTACAAGAGCTCTTGAAGAAATCTGGCAGTTTGTCTCCTTTGTCAACTACTACATAGACAGAAGAGCTCCGTGGCAACTAAACAAGGAAGGAAAGGAAGAGCTTGATAGAGTCCTCTACAACATGCTTGAGTCACTAAGGTTCATTACTGCCTTCCTTTACCCTTACATGCCGAGTTCTGCTGAGAAGATGGCGGAGCTCCTAAGACTTGAGAAGAAAGCAGAGGAGCTAAGGGTTTCTGACTTTGAAACTTGGGGTGGAACAGAGGTAGGCAAAGAACTTGAAAAGGGAGGAATTCTCTTCCCAAGAATTGAGTACGACCCAGAGACTAAGGAAGTTAAAATAGCAAAAACCAAAAGGGGTTAAGGGATTCTTCTCCCCTTGCCCCTATCTTTTAAGAAGCTTCTTTAGCAGAAAGAAAGGACAACAAATTAGGAAAATAAGAAGTGTAGTCTTTAGAGAAACTATCCATATATCAAGGAAGTTAGTCTTAAAGAAAAACTTATTGGCGAACCATAAAACCAAGGAATTCAAAACCAAGAAAGAAACTGAAGCAATGAAGACATCTTTGAATGAAAGATTTCCATCTTTACTGATTTCAAAGAAGTCAAAAACCAAGAAAAATACCGTCATTGTCAAAATTCCGACCGAGTACTCCACAGGTCAATACTCCCCTTTCTAAGTTAAATAGCTCCCCCTCAAGTTCCCTTTGACAACCTCGCTAAAACAGTAAGGTGCATCCCCTTTCCTTTCGGAACATTTCAACACTTCCCTCAAGCATTGAAATTCCTACTTATGAGAGGTCGCAGTCCCTTCTGCTTTTTAGGGCAGACAATTGTGAGGGGGGATTGGCATCCCCCCTCAAACTCCCCTCCTATGAGGAACTTTAAGAACCCTTCCACTTTTTAGGGCATTTCAACTGGTCAAATTTTGAGGTGTTGGAGATCAAGGTCTTCCCGTTCTAAATAAATTTATAAATAACTACAACTCTTTGAACTACAAGGGCTAACGTCAAAAGAAGGTTACACCTTGCTGAACTTTGTTTGGGTTGTTGAAATGCCCTCTCCTTATTCGGCTTTTAAAGAACAGGAACTCATTTTCTCATTTTATTATACCAAAGAGCCTACCAAGAGAGTGAAAACCTAAGGCCGTGGTAGTAGGTGTCTTCACTGCCAAAGAGCTCCACAATCTCCAGCCTACACCTTTTACCCGGTTTTAGCGAGAGTGTAACTCCCCCTTCCTCTCCAACGTAACCGCCTGAAAACCTTGTTAGTCTGTCATAGAGGAAGGAAATCTCAGGAGAGAACTTGTCTATACTGCTAAAACCTAAGTGAACTTTCTTAGAAACCTTAGCCCTCAAAAACCTAACATCTTTCTCTCCCGGCCTGTATATAAAACCCTCGTCCCTGAAAAACTCCCTAACTCCAAAGGTGGTAAAGTTTTTTGAGTAAACCTTAAAGAAAACTTCTCCTTTAAAGCCACTAACTTCCGTTTCTCCTCTAACGAAAGCTCCCCAAGCTTTCCTTCCGCCCTCAAATAGTTCCCTTAAGTAGCCAAAGGAAAAGGGGACAAGATTTTCTGAAAATCCAAAGAGGTGGACATTTCTCTCTCCGCCTACCTTGTGGAAGGAAAGGAGCTCTCCTCTTTTTAAAGGAAAGGCAAAAAGGAGGTATTTTCTACCTTCTTCCGTAAAAACACCAGTCCTTAGACCCTTAGAGAAGCTAACACCCGTAAGGTTTTCAGAGATGAACCCTGTAACCTCTACCCTCTGAAGTCCAAAGGTAAGTGGAGCTAAGCTGTAAGAGGCTTCCTCAAAGTGCCAGAGCTTACCGTGAGTTTGAGCGTAAAGGAAGTTGTCGGCAGTATTTCCCCAGACAACGTAGTCAACCTTTGAGTCCCTTCCGGTAGATACCTTTAAGGAGAATCCTTCAAGCTTTAAAGAGAGCTTATAGGTAGAGTGCCAGTAGCCAACGTGTTTTGCCCTCTCCCAGCCTTCGTATCCAATCTGCGGGGAATACTCTTTCTGTGGAAAGTCTGCGTACTCTCCCCAGAGGTTAAAGTAGTTCTCAACCTCAACATTCCCAAGGTAGTTAGGTAAAGGGGAAGTGTCCACGCCCCACCTGTAACCTGCGTAAGTAAAGTAAGAGCCATCAGTTCCAAGAGCCCCTCTAAGGAAGAGCTCCCCCCTGTAAAAGGGGTAAGAGAGCTCCCCTCCCAGCTCACTACCTACGTTTTCAAGGTAGAGGGTATGGAGTTTCAAGTTTAAGCCTTCAAGGGAGAAAGAAGTTCCAGCCTTTAAGAAGGTTACATCTGAGAGCGTAGGTTTATAAATGTAGCTTAAGTCCCTAATTCCTTCCCTAAAGCCGTAGGATGTAAAACCTTTTTCCGCGTAACCGCCAATAATTTCAAGGCCTTTTAGCTTAAGCTCAGCGGTTAAAAGTTCTTTTCCGTTCTGGAGAGCTCCGGCAAACGAAGCCACCGTTCCCTGAAGGGAAGGTTTAAAGGTAAAAAGAAAAGTATTCTTGTTAACTCCTACATCTTCTCCCTTAGCATCGGAAAGCCTGTAGAACCCTACGGAAAACTTCCCAAGGGGAGCTCTCCAGTCAAACTTACCACCAAAAAGGTCTACGTCGTCCTCTTTCTCTGAGTTAAAGAGTAAATATTTCCCTTCGTAGCCCGCAATTTGATGCCAGCTAAAGGAGAGAGTGTCAGAAAAGCGAAAGGTAAAAGTTCCACCCCATAAGTAGTCGTCAATAAAGGGGAAAAGGTTAAAAGGTTGCTTTCCAGCCCTAAAAAAGAGGTTTTCTAAAAGGAAATGCTCTTTTTCTACGTAGAGTTCCCTTAAATTGAAACTCCTAAAATCCCCCGAAAAAAGTTTATCGTCATCGGACGAGAAAAGAGTTACAAAAGGCGCTTTTGTTGTCCCTGTTGTTACTGAAAGCCTAAATTTAGCATCGCTTCCTAACCTAAACTCTTCCGCTACTTTTAGTTTAAGGAGGAAGCCTTCCTTTTTGGAATTCCAGAGGTCATAGCCTACCTGTCTTTCATACTCTCCTTTAAGCTCTGTGTTGTAAAATCCTGTTTCTCCTGAGAGTTCAAAACCGTAAGAGGGCGAAAGAACCAAGAGGACAAAGAGAGCCGTAAAGAGCTTTGACCCCATTGAAACTCCGTCTAAAATTAGACTTCATTCTAATTCTACGATAAAACCCACGGAGAGATAAAATGAAGGTCGTTGGCCACGTTCCGGGAAAAGAGCTCTTAAAGAGCTTCAAAAGGGTTGAAGAAGTCCTCTCCCTTGGAATAGGCGTTGAGATTCAGTTGGCTTCAGAGATTCTTGACAGGTTTACTCTTAAGGACTTTGGGGCTCTAAGGAAGCTGATAGGAAATAGAACAGTTACCGTTCACGCCCCCTTCCTTGACCTTAATCCCGGTGCGACAGACTCCCTCGTCCTCAAGGCGACAAGGAAACGCTTTAAAGAGACCCTCGTAGCCGCAAAAATCTTAGAGGCCGAGACCATCGTATTCCATACAGGTTACCACCCGGCAAAAGTTGACCCGATATACGAGGAGTGGTTTGAGAGGGCAGTGGAAACATTTGAAGAAGTTGCAGAAAGAACTCCCTGCCCAGTAGCCCTTGAAAACGTCTTTGACCGCTCACCAGTCCACCTTGAAAGGCTGTTAGAGAGCCTACCACCAAAAGTTGGAGTATGCATAGACGTTGGTCACCTAAACCTCTTTTCTGAAGTTCCTCTTTCTGACTGGATAGAAAGGTTCAAAGGAAGGATTTTTGAGTTTCACGTCCACGATAACGGAGGGGAAAAGGACGAGCACGCCCCCATAGGCTCTGGAAAGCTTGACCTTGACGTCTTCTTTAGCCTCTTAGAAAAGATACCGGATAACTATATATTTAACCTTGAAAACAAGTCTGTGGACGATATCAAAAGTAGCCTTGAGGTTTTAAGGAGGAAAACAGAATGGCACTACAGATAAGGATATACCCTGACGAGGTTCTAAAGAAGAAGGCAGAAACCGTTACAGAGTTTAACGAGGAGTTAAGGGAACTTGTAAACCAGATGTTTGAAACGATGTACGAGAAGAAGGGAGTCGGACTTGCAGCGAATCAGGTTGGAGTTTTAAAGAGGGTAGTTGTTATAGACCTTGACTCGGGGAAGGAGAATCAGGGGAAAAACCCCATAATCCTCATAAACCCTGAAATAGTTAAGGCCGAAGGGGAAGAACTGGCAGAGGAGGGCTGTCTCTCCCTTCCCGGACTATACAAGAAGGTGAAGAGAGCTCTCTACGTTAAAGTAAAGGCTCAAAACCTTGACGGTGAAGAGTTTGAGATAGAGGGTGAAGGATTACTTGCGAGAGCTCTCCAGCACGAGATTGACCACCTTAACGGCATTGTTTTTATAGATAGGCTCTCACCACTTCAGAGGAGACTCGCCCTTGAAAAGTACAAAAAGCTAAAGAGGGAGTACGAACGTAAGAAGGGGAGGAGATAGAGATGAGGGTAACGACAGCTGAGGAGATGAGAAACCTTGATAGGGAAACGATAGAGGTTCTTGGAATACCCGGAATCGTCCTTATGGAGAACGCTGCAAGGGGTGTTGTATCCGTAATCTACAGCAAAGTAAAGGGGAACTCTGCCGTAATCGTCTGCGGTAAGGGAAACAACGGAGGGGACGGACTTGCAGTCGCGAGAAATCTCTACAACTTAGGTTATGACGTTGAAGTCGTCCTAACGGCAGAGATTGAGGAACTAAAGGGAGATGCCAAGATAAACGCAGAGGTTCTCTCTAAGCTACCCGTTCCAATTCACGTGGTTAAAAGCGAGTCTCAGTTAATTGAGGTTTACTCCCTCCTTAAGAACGCAGACTTCATCGTTGACGCCATCTTTGGAACTGGACTTCAAAGACCTGCAGAGGGCTTTTACAAGAGCCTGATAGAGGTAATCAACAAGTCCGGTAAAACGGTAGTTGCCGTTGATATTCCTTCAGGGCTTTTCTCAGACACGGGAGAGATAATCGGCACTCACGTA from Phorcysia thermohydrogeniphila includes:
- a CDS encoding MotA/TolQ/ExbB proton channel family protein, which translates into the protein METLTLLQKSGIVGYILLLLSIISLTIIIEKAITLRLSRLVPREDLRLLVDFLSEGNVGNAIELCKKRRNLLTSIVLDALKNVGTPTKENFLHAFEVTARRKFLELERGMALLATIAAVSPLLGLVGTVLGMIKIFGVLTTGASVIGNPQQLSGGIAEALLTTVFGLFVAIPAVVMYNLFQKKLDKIAAEIEAAGILIANNFKGLS
- a CDS encoding sugar phosphate isomerase/epimerase family protein → MKVVGHVPGKELLKSFKRVEEVLSLGIGVEIQLASEILDRFTLKDFGALRKLIGNRTVTVHAPFLDLNPGATDSLVLKATRKRFKETLVAAKILEAETIVFHTGYHPAKVDPIYEEWFERAVETFEEVAERTPCPVALENVFDRSPVHLERLLESLPPKVGVCIDVGHLNLFSEVPLSDWIERFKGRIFEFHVHDNGGEKDEHAPIGSGKLDLDVFFSLLEKIPDNYIFNLENKSVDDIKSSLEVLRRKTEWHYR
- a CDS encoding lytic transglycosylase domain-containing protein encodes the protein MPKFSGALLFFLLLFPAGLCGAQIDNLNSCVKEESELILCRTLKGSEPPDLPEKVELDLPWDKPSFQFWRSYYKSRWNRLKLISQIDNFKLFYPTLREIFKREGLPEDLVFLAIVESNGNPAAISKAGAAGLWQLMPATARLYGLKVNRYIDERFDIEKSTIVAAKYLKYLYSVFGRWDLAIAAYNAGPGTIKKRLKKLGAEHFWDLTKLPDETLNYVPKFYAVLSFIKSSNLFKEEDPKERLVKVKVLSRTSLYRISKKLQVPYRITRRFNLQFKRRIVPAGYYVYIPLRYVKRSELVKYIASSKVYVYVPRRSERITSIARRFGVDVSLIRELNHLRRNVVYRGQTLLIVKREEKGKEDGRS
- a CDS encoding 2,3,4,5-tetrahydropyridine-2,6-dicarboxylate N-succinyltransferase — translated: MEELKRMIEEAWENRELLKEKKYQEAIRETVDLIDKGKLRVAERISVGNWKVNDWVKKAILLFFPISEMKVMELGPFEYYDKIPLKKNWEKLGVRVVPPATARYGSYIEPGAILMPSYVNIGAYVGSGTMVDTWATVGSCAQIGRNVHLSGGVGIGGVLEPPNARPVIIEDNCFIGSRCIIVEGAIIEEEAVLGAGVVITASTKIIDVTGDEPVEYRGRVPARSVVIPGTRVKKFPAGEYGVPCALIIGKRKESTDKKTSLNEVLREFNIPV
- the metG gene encoding methionine--tRNA ligase; translation: MLEKFYVTTPIYYVNDKPHLGHAYTTVAADIIARFNRFLGRDVFFLTGTDEHGQKIQQAAEKRGMTPKEFVDSLVPAFKNLWEKLNISYDHFIRTTDPEHVKAVQYIFKKCYENGDIYLGEYEGWYCIPCETYYTEKDLFEGKLCPMCKREVTRVKEESYFFRLSKYQDKLLELYEKNPDFIAPEFRRNEVINFVKQGLKDLSISRTSFTWGIPVPVNEKHVIYVWFDALTNYLTAVGYPEDTERLNHYWPADLHLVGKDILRFHTVYWPAFLMSAGLPVPKRVFAHGWWTVNGEKMSKSKGNVVDPFEVVEKFGVDQVRFFLFREVTFGLDGDFSYEKLVARINGELANDLGNLFNRTLSMLKKYRKSIVPEPKGLEDEFDVKLQNKALATLGRLKELIPKAELTRALEEIWQFVSFVNYYIDRRAPWQLNKEGKEELDRVLYNMLESLRFITAFLYPYMPSSAEKMAELLRLEKKAEELRVSDFETWGGTEVGKELEKGGILFPRIEYDPETKEVKIAKTKRG
- a CDS encoding tRNA (adenine-N1)-methyltransferase, which codes for MAVVKETDTVILYDPEKGKKYFLNLSLAKGKFNTDRGELELSELVGKRYGEFVETHKGFRYVILPCTLYDFIMYKLNRLTQIIYPKDSAYIALRLNVKPGDTVVECGIGSGAMTAVFAHIVGDTGKVISYEKREEFIKNALSNLRKLNLENRVIVKHKDIAEGFDEKDADAVFLDVREPWLYIEHAYRALKTGNMLGVLVPTVNQVIEVLKKLEEMPFMDVEVCEILLRKYKLVPERFRPEDRMPAHTAYLIFARKLPEGMKE
- the def gene encoding peptide deformylase yields the protein MALQIRIYPDEVLKKKAETVTEFNEELRELVNQMFETMYEKKGVGLAANQVGVLKRVVVIDLDSGKENQGKNPIILINPEIVKAEGEELAEEGCLSLPGLYKKVKRALYVKVKAQNLDGEEFEIEGEGLLARALQHEIDHLNGIVFIDRLSPLQRRLALEKYKKLKREYERKKGRR